The following are encoded together in the Glycine soja cultivar W05 chromosome 5, ASM419377v2, whole genome shotgun sequence genome:
- the LOC114411160 gene encoding protein MAINTENANCE OF MERISTEMS-like, whose amino-acid sequence MGCSSPHVSAGGFAWGAAALVHMYDHLNDASQAFTRQLGGYITLLQCWIYEHFPTVHTFVVHDAYDEGSPRACRWLTGKAHMMGIKGAPYRRRLDALSVTVVCWMPYGEHWGVRAFDLISSYTGQLRWGQIVVYVRSERVLRQFGYLQTVPPPPVCDSLTGDDIDDRWLHFSDHLVPSGELCVVPGQVAPDYMEWFFQISHPFVTQTEETAARRHPPPPHHEEFVEPPIPEVSVATNLPTHSVVHCEGCQGMTQDLGAIAEDLERVINLRMVTEGTDLHDIMTRCLRRARGDTANESLRPRQRRRID is encoded by the exons ATGGGTTGTAGCAGCCCGCACGTATCTGCAGGGGGATTCGCCTGGGGAGCGGCTGCATTAGTCCACATGTACGACCATCTGAATGATGCGTCGCAGGCCTTTACACGGCAGCTGGGCGGTTATATTACACTTCTCCAG TGCTGGATATACGAGCACTTTCCTACAGTGCATACATTCGTCGTTCATGATGCTTATGATGAGGGGAGCCCACGGGCCTGTAGGTGGCTTACGGGTAAGGCTCATATGATGGGGATCAAGGGAGCCCCGTATCGGAGACGTTTGGATGCCCTGAGTGTGACTGTCGTGTGCTGGATGCCCTATGGTGAGCACTGGGGAGTCAGGGCCTTTGACTTGATATCGTCGTACACCGGCCAACTCAGATGGGGTCAGATTGTGGTGTACGTTCGATCTGAGCGGGTTCTTCGACAGTTTGGCTACCTTCAGACGGTCCCTCCGCCGCCAGTTTGTGATTCTTTGACGGGTGATGATATAGATGACCGGTGGCTGCATTTTTCAGACCATTTGGTGCCTTCAGGGGAGCTCTGTGTAGTTCCTGGACAGGTGGCGCCAGactacatggagtggttttttCAGATATCGCACCCATTCGTCACGCAGACTGAGGAGACTGCTGCGCGGAGACATCCGCCTCCCCCTCATCATGAGGAGTTCGTCGAGCCACCCATCCCCGAGGTTTCAGTCGCGACCAATCTCCCTACGCATTCAGTG GTTCATTGCGAAGGATGTCAGGGGATGACTCAAGATTTAGGAGCGATTGCTGAGGATTTGGAGCGGGTCATCAACCTCAGGATGGTCACTGAGGGCACTGACTTACATGACATCATGACTCGTTGTCTGAGGAGAGCTAGAGGTGACACTGCAAATGAAAGTCTTAGGCCGCGCCAGAGACGCCGCATAGATtag
- the LOC114411161 gene encoding protein MAIN-LIKE 1-like: MRLMLLGVAGLLPQHARRQRVRLREDVTERHEDVPQLHEDVPHVFDATPEMTGVADAVQTEGVATDGSLGSPAADEGFPDGPRDPSILTDFAEHVEHSIWSRQERPDLKLVSHGRKVDKIGRPAPEIEGLIAGTGLSPLIRCSIITTGPGLISAFVERWHRETSTFHLPVGELTITLDDVASLLHLPITGALHTFEPLVTLDAIGLLTELLEVSHEEATFETRQAGGPHVRLGWLRDLY, from the exons ATGAGGCTGATGTTACTCGGCGTCGCAGGCTTACTGCCTCAGCACGCACGTAGGCAACGGGTTCGTCTGCGTGAGGACGTCACTGAGAGACATGAGGATGTGCCTCAGTTGCATGAGGATGTTCCTCATGTGTTTGATGCCACCCCAGAGATGACAGGTGTCGCCGATGCTGTTCAGACAGAAGGAGTGGCTACTGATGGGAGCTTGGGGTCACCTGCTGCAGATGAGGGATTCCCCGATGGACCACGCGACCCATCGATTTTGACCGATTTTGCTGAGCATGTCGAACACAGCATCTGGAGTAGACAA GAACGACCTGATCTGAAGTTGGTCTCTCACGGTAGAAAAGTAGATAAAATTGGGAGACCAGCGCCTGAGATCGAAGGGTTGATTGCTGGCACCGGATTGAGTCCACTGATCAGGTGTTCTATTATCACCACTGGTCCAGGACTCATATCCGCCTTCGTCGAGAGGTGGCATCGCGAGACTAGCACGTTCCACCTGCCAGTAGGCGAGTTGACGATCACGTTGGATGACGTGGCATCACTCCTACACCTTCCCATCACTGGCGCGCTGCATACGTTCGAGCCGCTTGTCACTTTAGACGCCATTGGTCTACTGACGGAGCTTCTTGAGGTCAGTCATGAGGAGGCTACATTTGAGACTCGACAGGCTGGTGGGCCTCATGTCCGGTTGGGGTGGCTTCGGGACTTGTACTAG